In a genomic window of Zingiber officinale cultivar Zhangliang chromosome 9B, Zo_v1.1, whole genome shotgun sequence:
- the LOC122024794 gene encoding glutaredoxin-C1-like: MDRVLRLAGQRAVVIFSRSSCCMCHTVKRLFAELGVDPAVHELDEDPKGKDMERALAKMLGRTPSVPAVFIGGNLIGSTDKVMSLHLGGKLIPLLHDAGALWL; this comes from the coding sequence ATGGACAGAGTGTTGAGGCTGGCGGGGCAGAGAGCGGTGGTGATCTTCAGCCGCAGCTCCTGCTGCATGTGCCACACGGTGAAGAGGTTGTTCGCGGAGCTGGGGGTGGACCCGGCGGTGCACGAGCTGGACGAGGACCCCAAGGGCAAGGACATGGAGCGGGCGCTCGCCAAGATGCTGGGCCGCACCCCGTCCGTCCCGGCCGTCTTCATTGGCGGCAACCTCATCGGATCCACAGACAAAGTCATGTCGCTCCATCTCGGCGGCAAACTCATCCCGCTGCTCCACGACGCCGGCGCCCTCTGGCTCTGA